Part of the Gramella sp. Hel_I_59 genome, TTGGTAACAGAATGGATGAGCAAGCTAAGAAGATCGAGAATGAGATTCCTGGAGCTGAAGTTGAAAGAGTTGGTGAAGGGATCAACGTTACTTTTGATGAGAATAGTGGAGTATATTTTGATACCGAGAAATATACAATTAATGCGAAATCTCAGGAAGCTTTAAATAAACTTGCTGGTATTTTTAAAGAATACCCTCAAACAAACGTTCTTGTTGAAGGTCATACTGATAATACAGGTAGTGACAGTTATAACCTTACGCTATCAAAAAACAGAGCACAGGCAGTAACTGGATACCTTGTAGACAACGGAATTGAAAAAGGAAGATTTACTACCAAATGGTATGGTGAAACTCAACCAAAGTATGACAATTCTACTGCTGATGGAAGAGCAAAGAACAGAAGAGTAGAACTTGCTATTGTTGCTAATGACGAATTAAAGGAAGAGGCTAAAGAACAGGCTGAGCAGCAGGATGGCAACTAAGAATATAATTTAAATTATTTCTGAAAGATCCCGGTTTATACCGGGATTTTTTGTGATTAATAAGTACATTCAAAGAATGAATTCAAGAGATGTTATTATGCTGGGAGGAGGAATTGCGGGTCTTGTTGCGGGTATACATCTTGCAAATTCTGGCGTTAATGTCTGTCTAATTGAGAAAGACTCGTATCCAAGACATAGGGTCTGTGGAGAATACTTGTCTAATGAAGTAAAACCGTATTTGGAATTTCTTGGACTTGATCTTGAGGATATTAGAGCTCCACAACTTTCCAGGATGCAATTTAGCACACAGAAGGGTCATGCGCTTGAATGCGAGCTAGACCTTGGAGGAATAGGTATTAGCAGGTACACTTTAGATCATCTATTGTTTAAAGAATTTTTAGAAGCGGGAGGTGAAATTATGCAGACTACTGCTGAAAATTGTGAATTTCAGGATGATATTTTTATTATTCATTGCAAGGATGGGGAATCTTTTGAAGCAAATTTTGTACTCGGGGCATATGGCAAAAGATCCAATCTTGACAAGAGTCTTAAGCGATCCTTTATAAATAAAAGATCTGCTTGGATGGGTGTTAAGGCACATTACGAGAATCAGGATTTTCCTGATGATATGGTAGCATTACATAACTTTCAAGGTGGATATTGCGGACTATCAAAAACCGATCTTGATACTGTGAATGTCTGTTATCTGGCGACTTATGAATCATTCCAGAAACATGGTAATATTAAAACATATGAGAACAAGGTTCTTAGCCGCAATCCGTATTTAAAGGATTTTTTTCAAAATTCAACAATGGTCTTCGAAAACCCTCTGAGTATTGCACAAATTTCATTTGAAAATAAGGAATTGGTCGAGGATCATATTATTATGATCGGGGACGCTGCAGGTTTAATTCATCCATTATCTGGTAATGGTATGGCGATGGCCATACGTAGCGCTAAGCTGGCTTCGGAAGCATTATTAGAGTTCAAGCTAGATCCTAAGGACCGGGAAAGGATAGAATCAAAATACGCTAATTCCTGGAAGAATAATTTTAGAACAAGAATGAATACAGGCAGGGTACTTCAGAAGGTATTAATGCACGAGAAGCTGAGCAATTTCTCTCAAAGTTTTGTACAGAAAGTACCCGGATTACTTCCGAAGATCATTAAACTAACGCACGGAAAAGAAATGCATGTCTGAAATAGATACAACAAAAAGATCTCTTGAGCCGGAGATCATGGATGATTTTGACTTTAGAGGTGAAGAATTAAGAATCACTCTGGAGGATCTGGAAAAGGTCAATTCCTTGCTGGGAGGGAATCAAATTAGTATAGATGGTCTGAAGCAATTGGATCTTGATCGAAATTCAGAAATCTCAATCGTAGACGTAGGTTGTGGTAATGGAGCGATGTTACGGAAAATAGCAGACTGGGGGAGAAAAGAGAAGTTAAAACTAAAACTGACAGGTGTAGATGCGAATGCATATGCCATCGATATCGCACAGGTTTTATCCAAAGATTATCCTGAATTAGACTTTGTAACTCAGAATATCTTTAGCTCAGAATTTCGCAGTTCAAAATTTGACGTGGTGATGTGTACGCTAACATTGCATCATTTCAAGGATTCCCAGATCCCGGAAATTTTGCATCAATTCTACGATCAGTCTAATATAGCAGTGATCATCAATGACCTCCAACGTTCAGCATTAGCTTACAGATTGTTTAAAATGTTCTGTGCGGTATTTGTGAAAAATGAAATTGCCAGAAAAGATGGTCTTATCTCAATATTACGGGGTTTTAAGGAACATGATATTAATAAATATATGAATACCATTAAAGTTGATACCTACTCGATCCAGTGGAAATGGGCTTTCAGATATTTATGGATCATAAATAAATAAAAGAATGAGTGTACATATAGTAAACGTTGAAAAGCAATTACCGGAATATTTTCGGGAAACCAGGGATATCATTCCCCTGGTGGAAAATTGGCTTGGTGACCAGGATAACAGATTCCGTAGAAAGATTGTCAAGATTTTTGAAGGTGCAGCAGTAGACCGGCGCTATTCGATCATGGATCCTGAGGAAGTCTTTACTGCAACTTCATTCGAGGATAAGAATAATATTTATGTTAGAGAGATCAAGAAGCTGGGTAGCCAGGTTTTGAAAAAGTCGCTGGCTGCTGCAAACTGGGACGCTAAAAGTATCGATTATATTATAACCGTAAGTTGTACCGGCATCATGATCCCTTCCCTCGATGCTTATTTGATCAATGAATTAAAATTGAAACAGGATATTACTCGTTTGCCAGTTACCGAAATGGGATGTGCTGCAGGTATCTCCGGAATGATATATGCTTACAATTTTTTGAAGTCGAATCCCGGAAAACGTGCCGCTGTGATTGCTGTTGAAAGTCCAACAGCTACTTTTCAACTGACAGATTTAAGTATGGCGAATATGGTAAGTGCCGCAATTTTCGGGGATGGAGCAGCTTGTGTATTACTTTCTTCTGAAGAAGGTCTTGATAGCCCAAAGATTATTGGAGAAGAAATGTACCATTTTTATGATGCGACTCAAATGATGGGCTTTGATCTCAAGAATGAAGGTCTGCAAATGATTCTTGATCCGGCAGTACCTGAAACTATCTCTCAGCATTTCCCGAAAATCGTTCATCCTTTTCTCGAAAAAAATGGGTCTTCTATAGAAAAAGTAGATCATTTAATATTTCATCCTGGTGGGAAAAAAATTGTGCAGACTGTTTCTGAACTTTTTGGTAACTTAGGTAAGAATATTGACGATACTCGTGAAGTGTTGAAATTATTCGGAAATATGAGCAGCGCCACAGTGCTTTATGTTCTGGAAAGGTTTCTGGATAAAGATATTGCTAAGGGCGAACAGGGTTTGATGTTAAGTTTTGGACCTGGTTTTTCTGCTCAACGAATTTTGATAGAATGGTAAAAGACTTCAGAAATACAGATTATTGGGCGGTCATCCTTGGAGGTAGCAGTGGTCTTGGGTATGCGAGTGCAAAAAAGCTTGCAAACCACGGAATGAATATTATTATAATCCACCGCGACAGAAGATCTGAAATTGAAGATATAGAAGAAGCCTTTGAAAGTATACGCAAAACTGGTGTGGAATTTCGCAGTTTTAATACAGATGCAATTCAGGAAGAGAACAGGAATGAACTCGTATCAAATATCAAGAAATCTCTTGGTAAGCATGGTAAGGTAAGAACCCTTTTACACAGTATAGCAAAGGGGAATTTAAAGCCAATGTTAGGAGATGAACAAACTCTTAGTAATATTGATTTTCAGTTGACTATAGATGCCATGGCATTAAGCTTGTATGACTGGACTCAGGAACTATATAAAAATGACCTTTTTGCGAAAGATGCACGCATCGTTGCTTTCACCAGTGAAGGAAACAAAAAAGCGTGGAAAAATTACGCGGCAGTTTCAGCAGCCAAAGTAACTCTCGAATCCCTAACCAGGGGAATTGCTCTTGAATTTGCTGAAAAAGGTGTTCGTGCAAATTGTATTCAGGCGGGAATAACGGTGACAAGATCTTTCCAGATGATTCCGGGCAATCAAACTCTTAGGGAACATGCTTTGAAACACAATCCATTTAAAAGATTGACGGTGCCAGATGATGTCGCAAATGTTGTCTATTTACTGAGTAAAGATGAGGCTTCCTGGATCACTGGAAGTATTATCCCTGTTAATGGGGGTGAGCACTTAATGTAAATTTGCAGTCCTTGAAAAGTATAGATATAGTTTCCAAATTACCTTATTCAGCACCTTTTCTATTCGTTGACGAAATCACGTCTATTAGCGAGAATGCTATTGAGGGCAATTACCTTTTTAATAAATCACACGATTTTTATCGGGGACATTTTAAGGACAATCCTGTAACTCCGGGAGTGATCCTAGCTGAATGTATGGCACAAATTGGTGTGGTTTCTCTTGGAATTTACTTGTTAAGTAAGGAGGCTGCAATTTCCGGAACTCCTAGAATTGCTATGACATCTTCGAATGTAGATTTTATAAAACCTGTTTATCCCGGCGAAAAAGTTTTTGTGAAGTCTGAAAAGAAATACTTTAGGTTTAACAAACTGAAGTGCGTGGTGATCACGACAGATGCTGATGAAAACATTTTATGCCGGGGTGAAATTTCAGGAATGATCTTAAAATCTGAATCATGAGTAGAAGAGTTGTGATTACTGGATTGGGTGTTGCCGCGCCAAATGCAATTGGTATTGATCAATTTGACCAGGCTTTGAAGAATGGCACTAGCGGAATTAAATTCTACCAGAATCTGAAAGATCTTAATTTCAGCTGCCAGATAGGAGGGAAGCCACCGGTTACTCAGGAGATGATCAACAAGTATTTCAATCCACTTCAACAGAAAGGTTTAAATAGCAGCGGACTCATTTATGGAGTGATGGCTGGCGTAGATGCGTGGAAAGATGCTCTCCTTCCAATTTCTTCGGAAGAGGCACCTGACTGGAATTCAGGGATCATTTTTGGTACAGGAATCTTGGGAGTAGATAAATTTAGAGAAGCAATTCATTTGATTGATGCCGGAAAAACCAGAAGATTGGGAAGCACTAGTGTGATCCAGACAATGGCCAGCGGTATCAGCGCTTATTTGGGCGGAATGCTTGGTTGCGGTAACCAGGTAACCACAAATTCTTCTGCATGTACCACGGGAAATGAAGCGATCATCATGGGATATGACCGTATTATTACAGGAAAGGCTGAAAGAATGCTGGTAGGAAGTTGCGGTGATGACGGACCTTATGTTTGGGGAGGATTTGACGCGATGAGGATTCTGCCGGGAAAGTATAATGATAACCCTGAAGAAGCTTCCAGACCTATGAGCGCAACTGCTTCGGGGTTTGTGCCGGGAAGTGGAGCAGGAGCTTTGCTGCTTGAATCCCTGGAATCTGCTTTGGAAAGAGGTGCAAATATTTATGCTGAAGTGCTTGGGGGAGCTGTCAATAGTGGTGGCCAGAGAGCTGGTGGAAGTATGACGGCAGCAAATAATGAAGCTGTGCAAAGATGTATAAAGGATGCAATAACTTTCGCAGGAATTAAGACTGAGGATATTGATTATATAAATGGTCATCTCACAGCAACTACCAGAGACGCTACTGAAATGAAGAACTGGACTTCGGCACTCGGACTTTCAGGAGCAAATTTTCCGAAGATTAATTCCTTGAAAGGAATGACCGGACATTGTTTGAGTGCTTCTGGTTCAATTGAAAGTGTTGCAAGTATACTTCAGATTAAAAATCAATATGTATTCGGAAATATTAACTGCGAAGATGCTCATGCAGATATAACTAATTTAATCGATGACTCCTGTATTCCGAAGAAAACAATAGATTTTGATATTAATATCGCAGCTAAAGCCAGTTTTGGTTTTGGAGATGTAAATGCGGTCACTATCTTTAAACGGTATAAAAAATAGCTAATGACCAATCAGGATATAATTTCAAAAATTAAAACAATCGTCACTCCATATACTCAACGAAAAGAAGGGCTTTCAGAATTTGATGAAAGTACCAACTTTTTGAATGACCTCGAGATCAATTCCGCTAATCTTGTGGATGTAGTGCTGGATGTTGAAGATGAATTTGATATTGAAATCGATAATGAATCTATGGAAGGAATGATGACCGTACGCGATGCCAGGGATATCATCGTCAAAAAGTTGGGTGATTGATCATTGGAAATGATATTATAGATCTTGAGATCGCGTTGGATAAACCTAGAAGACATAATGATCGCTTTTTATCCAAAGTTTTTTCAGATAATGAAATCAGGCAAATTCATTCACACTCTCATCCGGAACTGGCAATCTGGAAAATGTGGTCGATGAAGGAAGCGGCTTATAAAGCTCATCAAAGGCTCTTTCAACTTCCTGTCAGGCTTGATCCGGTTACTTATGAATGTGATCTGGATAATTTGAGTGTGTATAAGAATCAAAACATTTATATAATTAAATCGGTACAGGACGAAAATCAAATTTACTCCTGGCTCGAGTTTAAAAATATAGAACATATAAAACTTCCATATTCTACGAATTATAAGTCCGAATTTTTAAAGGAATTTTCCATTCGAACTGGTCATGACCTTCAGAATATTCAATTCCGAAAAAATAATTTAGGAATACCAGAATTGTTTCTGAAGAACACCGGGACCAGCTTGCCAATTTCGATCACGCATCATGGCAGGTTTGCTGCAATTTGCTTTCCGTTAATTAACTGCTAAAAGCAGTTAAACATTTAAAAACTCCATTGTTGTCTCTGCACCTCTTTTGTATCTTCAATCGAGAAATCAAAAATTAAAATTATGAAGCAAGTAGATAAAATGGAGATCGTTCACAGTCAGTCAGCTGAGTTTATTGAACAAGGCGAACAGGGAAAATTTTTGAAAATGATCCCGGATACTTTTCTTATCAAAGGAGATGAAGTGGATGGTAAATACAATCAGGGTTACGCAATTAGACATTTAAATAGAAGAGACATCCTACTAACTGATGTTGTCGAGGAATCTTCAAAAGCTGCTGTAAAAAAATTCGTGGAAGAAGGTTACCAGATTAAAGGTATTTTGATCACCTGTGACGCTATCCTTAAAACAGCTTATGCAGATTTAAAAACTATTTCTGAAGATGCTGGTGGTGCTGCCATTTATGCTCATCCAAGAAATAACATCAAGGACGATTATAGAACTAAAGATATTACGAAAAGGGATCCTGTACTGGATAGTTTCTCCATCAATATTTTTGACCTGCCGGGTGCCAGTGGAGCTTCTGTAGTTGTTTATTCTGAAATTAATGACGGAATGTTGTTTCCAGGCGAAGACGCTGTAGGATCTGATTATTCTTCAGATTTAACTACGTTCTCCAGACCTGAAAAAACTAATGCAAATAATGATTTTGGTTTAGCTGAAAGCTGGGCTGCCTTTGATACTGAATTCAGCTTTCTATTTCCTCGAAAGGGAAAACCAGGCTTCAATTTAGAAGAGGGAAATCAAATTGATATTTTGAATACTCTTGGAAAGAGCTAGTTTAAGAAATATCAATATATAATATAAAAGGTTGTTTAGATAGATCTTACACGATCACGATTGCCCTGAATTCAGCAAATCCGTCGATGTAGTTTCTCTTAAAAGCAACCTTTTTTTAATGCACTTTTTTGAAATATTATTTAAATCAAAGAATTAACCCATTACTCTAAATATTAATAGAATGGACTTTTACTTATAAGTTTAAGAATCCAAAATTTACTTACTTAAACTAAGGTTCTGTTAAACTGCTGCTCACTTCAGCTAAAACTTTCTAATTTAAAGAATAAAATAACCAACCATGTCAAAATTGAATGTCACCCAAAAATTAATCAAAGAACATTTACTGGAAGGGGAGATGACTCCCGGGAAAGAAATAGGAATAAAAATAGATCAGGCACTACTTCAGGATGCTACAGGAACTCTGGTACAATTAGAGCTGGAAGCAATGGGACTTAAGAAAGCTCAGACAGAAGTTGCAGTACAGTATGTGGATCATAACCTCCTTCAAACCGACTTTAAAAATGCGGATGATCACCTTTTTCTACATTCTGCAGCTGAAAGATTTGGTCTTTGGTATAGCAGACCGGGAAATGGGGTGAGTCATCCCGTTCACATGCAAAGATTTGGAAAGCCAGGAAAAACCATGGTAGGATCAGACAGTCATACTCCGGCAGCCGGTTCTTTGGGAATGTTAGCGATAGGTACTGGAGGTCTTGATGTTGCTTCAGCAATTGCAGGGCAGCCATATTTCGTAAAGATGCCTGAAGTGATGGGCGTTAAATTAACTGGAAATTTACCGGATTGGGTTAGTGCCAAGGATGTTATACTTGAAATGCTTAGACGTTATGATGTCAAGGGCGGAGTAGGGAAGGTTATCGAATATTATGGAGATGGTCTTAAGAATTTAAGTGCTATGGACCGCCACGTGATCGCAAATATGGGTGCAGAACTTGGAGCTACAACCACAGTATTTCCTAGTGATGAAGAAACAAAACGATTTTTAAAATCTCAGGATAGAGAATCAGACTGGGTGGAACTACTGGCAGATGAAGGTTGTGAATATGAGTATCATGATGAAATTATTCTTGATGAACTTATTCCGCTTATAGCACTTCCAACCAGTCCGGGTAATGTTGTTCCAGTTTCTGAGGTTGCAGGTAAAAGTATTAGTCAGGTAGTTGTTGGATCCTCAGCAAACCCTGGACTTCGCGACTTCTGGATCGCTGGAGCAATAGTGGAAGGGAAATCTGTTAATACAGATGTATCATTTGATATAAATCCTACCTCAAGACAAATGATTCAGAATATGATCGAGAACAGAGCTTTTGCTAACCTTATTAAAGCAGGAGCAAGATTTCATCAATCTGGTTGTATGGGATGTATTGGTATGGGACAGGCACCAGCATCTGGAACCATCAGTTTAAGAACCATGCCTAGAAATTTCCCAGACAGATCTGGGACTAAAGATGACCAGGTTCATTTATGTAGTCCTGAAACTGCGGCAGCTTCAGCATTAACAGGAAAGATCACAGATCCAAGAGATCTGGAGAAATTATATGATATGAAGTATCCTAAATTTCAACATCCTGAAATCGAGATCATTAATACTGATATGCTGGTGGCTCCACCGGAAGATGGATCAAATGTAGAACTTGTTAAAGGTCCGAATATTCAATCTTTACCGCATATAGACCCGATTTTAAATGAATATGAAGTACCTGTTCTTCTGAAAATGGGCGATAATGTTTCTACAGATGAAATATTAAAGGCAGGTGCAGAAGTTTTACCTTTCCGAAGTAATTTACCTGAAATTAGTAAATACGCATTTACCGTAATCGATGAAACTTATTATGATCGAGCGATGGACACTAAAGATAGCCATGGAGGTCATATTGTAGTTGCCAAAGATAATTATGCGCAGGGATCGAGTAGAGAACATGCTGCAATTGCTCCTAAATATCTTGGACAGGTAGCTGTAATAGCAAATTCGTATGCTAGAATCGCATGGCAGAATTTAGTGAATTTCGGAATTTTACCATTAGAATTTATAGACATATCAGATTATGAAAAGATTGAACAAGCTGATATCGTGAAATTTGAAAATCTTCAAAGAGATATTAAGGAAAGAAATAATATCAAAGTGGTGGTTAAAAAGGAAAATGGAAATGAAGAAACCTTCGAAACAAAACATTCTTTGAGTGATCGACAAATTCAGGTTCTACTGAAGGGTGGAATAATAAATGAATTTAAAGAGAAATTAGAGCAGAAAGATTTAACTGCATAATTCATTCAAGTATATCTATTAAAAAAACCCTCTAATTAGAGGGTTTTTAATTTTTATAAGATTCTCAATACTAGTGAGAACTCATTTTTGCTTTACGCTTTTCACATTGTCTGTCCAGATCACGAACAGTCTCAGCGATAGAAGCTTCAAAAGAATTCTCATTAGACTGTGCAAAAATTTCCGGTCCAGGAGCACTCAATCTAACTTCAGTAATATATCCATTTGGCTTTTGATTTTCATCATGTTTGAAATAGATATTTGCTCTTACGATCCAGTCATATTTAGTCTCAAGCTTCTCTAACTTCTTTTCAGTAAAAGCTTCAAGGTTTTCACTTTTATCGATGTTTACAAATTCAAATACAGTTTCCATTTAATTCAATTTTTTGATTGTTTAAATTAACCTAATATCTCTTGGGACACCAAGCCTGTTATGGCTCTTTTAGCAAAGTTTTAATAAAGTATTTAGAGCATACTTTTTACTTACTTAAAGTATTTCTAATAATTAGATAAAGAATCTAAAACAAGCATTGCAGGGCAGTTTCAATCATTATTTTTGTTGTATGAAAACAACGGACTTACCAAAGAAGATGATGGGAAAGGCTATTTCCCTGGCAAAAGAAGGAGCTGAAAGCGATAACGGTGGTCCATTTGGAGCAGTGATCACGAAAGGGGAGGAGATCATAGCAGCAACTTATAATAGAGTTTCTGGCGATCAGGATTGCACTCAACATGCAGAACTAAGAGCAATACAGTTAGCTTGTAAGCAATTGGGGACTAAAAACCTGGAAGGTTGCGTATTGTACACTAGTTGTGAACCATGCATGATGTGTCTAGGTGCAGCTCATTGGGCAAATTTCGACTATATTTACTATGCTGCTTCTGCGGAAGATGCCAAGGAAAATGGATTTCTTTACTCAGATATGTATTATAATTCCTCTACTGAAAACAGGCACCAGGAGTTTAAAATGATCCAGCTATGTAGAGATGAAGCATTAAAGGTCTGGCTCAAGAAATAATTATAATTTACCCTACTCAAAATTGCATATGGATAACAAGCAGAAGAATGAAGAAGCTGAAAAAGTAGATAAAGAATTAGACAGCCAGGATTCTCAGGATAAAACCATGACTAAAACACATGGAGAGATCTTGAAAGAGCAAATTATTGAAGGCTGTGAAACCTATGATCGTAGTAAGAGTAGCATCTTATTAAGTTCTTTTACTGCTGGTTTAGAAATTGGTTTCAGTTTTCTTATGTTATGCTCATTATTCAGCTTTCTTGAAGGCAAAGTTGCTGAAGAAACTATCTTTAAGTTGATAGCCTTCGTCTATCCTATAGGGTTTATTCTGGTTGTCCTGGGGAAATCTATATTATTTACAGAACAGACTTCTTTATTAGCTTTGCCAGTACTGAATAACCGTAGAAGTGTCTGGAGTTTATTCCAGATTTGGGGAGTAGTTATTCTAGGTAACCTGGCAGGAGGGATGCTCATAGCTCTTACGGTTTCTTGGCTTGGCTCCGGATTAAACTTGTTTGAAGCCGAAGTAATCGCTAAAATTGGTGAGCACTTTGTAGATTATGATATACTTACAATTTTTCTGAGTGCAATTATGGCCGGTTGGTTGATGGGACTTTTAAGCTGGTTGGTAACTTCTTCTAAGGAAACAACAGCAGAGATCCTAATCATATATGTAATTACGGCAGTTATGGGCTTTACAGGATTACACCATAGTATTATTGGTCATATTGAAATATTTGCAGGTATGCTGGTTTCAGATAAAATCACCTTTCTGGTATATTTAAAAACACTGGGTACTGCATTAGCAGGTAATGCTATTGGTGCTACCGTATTTGTAGCATTACTTAAGTACAGAGCATTTGTATTTAATATAAAGATGTAAGAACGAATGTTAAACTCAAATTAATCCTGAGGTTATAGATACTCAATTAATTAAATTAAGAAAAAAATTATGGCAAACACTAACGATAAAGATCAGGCAGACTGGCAGAAGAATTCAGGGAGACCTTCTAATTTCAATGAAAAAGATGAGAGTCTTTACAAGGGAGAAGATGGTAACCTGAGAGTGAAAAAAGAGAAAGATGGTCTTAGTGATGAAGAAGACAAAACTATACAGGATACCTTAGATAGTCTCGAAGGAAATGAGGAAGAATGAATAAGTACGTTCTTCTCATTATTGGAATACTAAGCCTATCACTCAGTTCTGCATGTAAAAGCACTAAAGGTGAGACCTCAGATTTGAGTGAGTTGCGAAAGCTCATTGAATCAAGATCTTTTGATATAGAAAATAATTGGGCGCTACCATTACGTGGCGCTCAGATAAATCTTGTGACGAACGATAATCACTTGAGATTTAGAAAGGATTCCATCGATATATTTTTACCATATTTTGGAGTAAGGCAATTTTCTGGTGGATATAATGCAGAAGCAGGTATTCGTTATGAAGGACTATTAAATGACCTGGAAATAGATTCCAGTCACACAGATAAAGTGAAATTGAGATTCGAAACCAGTACAGGTACTGAACAGATTAGATATATTATAACGATGTATCCCAATGGAAAATCTAATTTGCAGTTACTAATGAATCAACGAGATAATATTTCCTACAGAGGCTTTTATACAGATAAAGTAGTAGAGTAAAATATTCTATTTTACATAATATAAATTATAGTTCAAATATATAATACTTGGAATACTTGAGTACACTTACATTTTTAGTCTATTTCTCATCTATATCTTTTCTCTTTTTCGGAATCAGCTGTTTCACAACGGAACATATGAAAACCGAATTTGTACGTTACGGCCTCACGAGCTACCTCAAACTTGTAGGTGCATTACAGATTCTTGGAGCTATCGGTTTACTTGCAGGCTATTATTATAAACCAATCCTGGCAATAAGTTCTGCAATTGGACTTGCGGTGCTAAT contains:
- a CDS encoding aconitate hydratase, with the protein product MSKLNVTQKLIKEHLLEGEMTPGKEIGIKIDQALLQDATGTLVQLELEAMGLKKAQTEVAVQYVDHNLLQTDFKNADDHLFLHSAAERFGLWYSRPGNGVSHPVHMQRFGKPGKTMVGSDSHTPAAGSLGMLAIGTGGLDVASAIAGQPYFVKMPEVMGVKLTGNLPDWVSAKDVILEMLRRYDVKGGVGKVIEYYGDGLKNLSAMDRHVIANMGAELGATTTVFPSDEETKRFLKSQDRESDWVELLADEGCEYEYHDEIILDELIPLIALPTSPGNVVPVSEVAGKSISQVVVGSSANPGLRDFWIAGAIVEGKSVNTDVSFDINPTSRQMIQNMIENRAFANLIKAGARFHQSGCMGCIGMGQAPASGTISLRTMPRNFPDRSGTKDDQVHLCSPETAAASALTGKITDPRDLEKLYDMKYPKFQHPEIEIINTDMLVAPPEDGSNVELVKGPNIQSLPHIDPILNEYEVPVLLKMGDNVSTDEILKAGAEVLPFRSNLPEISKYAFTVIDETYYDRAMDTKDSHGGHIVVAKDNYAQGSSREHAAIAPKYLGQVAVIANSYARIAWQNLVNFGILPLEFIDISDYEKIEQADIVKFENLQRDIKERNNIKVVVKKENGNEETFETKHSLSDRQIQVLLKGGIINEFKEKLEQKDLTA
- the raiA gene encoding ribosome-associated translation inhibitor RaiA — protein: METVFEFVNIDKSENLEAFTEKKLEKLETKYDWIVRANIYFKHDENQKPNGYITEVRLSAPGPEIFAQSNENSFEASIAETVRDLDRQCEKRKAKMSSH
- a CDS encoding nucleoside deaminase; this encodes MKTTDLPKKMMGKAISLAKEGAESDNGGPFGAVITKGEEIIAATYNRVSGDQDCTQHAELRAIQLACKQLGTKNLEGCVLYTSCEPCMMCLGAAHWANFDYIYYAASAEDAKENGFLYSDMYYNSSTENRHQEFKMIQLCRDEALKVWLKK
- a CDS encoding formate/nitrite transporter family protein, which translates into the protein MDNKQKNEEAEKVDKELDSQDSQDKTMTKTHGEILKEQIIEGCETYDRSKSSILLSSFTAGLEIGFSFLMLCSLFSFLEGKVAEETIFKLIAFVYPIGFILVVLGKSILFTEQTSLLALPVLNNRRSVWSLFQIWGVVILGNLAGGMLIALTVSWLGSGLNLFEAEVIAKIGEHFVDYDILTIFLSAIMAGWLMGLLSWLVTSSKETTAEILIIYVITAVMGFTGLHHSIIGHIEIFAGMLVSDKITFLVYLKTLGTALAGNAIGATVFVALLKYRAFVFNIKM
- a CDS encoding DUF4251 domain-containing protein codes for the protein MNKYVLLIIGILSLSLSSACKSTKGETSDLSELRKLIESRSFDIENNWALPLRGAQINLVTNDNHLRFRKDSIDIFLPYFGVRQFSGGYNAEAGIRYEGLLNDLEIDSSHTDKVKLRFETSTGTEQIRYIITMYPNGKSNLQLLMNQRDNISYRGFYTDKVVE
- a CDS encoding DoxX family protein, which codes for MSTLTFLVYFSSISFLFFGISCFTTEHMKTEFVRYGLTSYLKLVGALQILGAIGLLAGYYYKPILAISSAIGLAVLMIFGYGVRRKIKDNFIQSAPSFIYAIFNIYLAYALYALNY